The window GCATCGGCGGCGTGATCATCGACGGCGGAAAATTCCCCTGGAACAACGGCAAGTTTCCGGAATTCACCGAGCCGGATCCCAGCTACCACGGCCTGAAGTTCTGGGATGTTTTCGGCAATTTTCCGGGCATGGGCAATGTGGCCTTCATCATCAAGGCCCGCGTGCAACTGCTGCGCGACCTCGGAGCCGCGCTGAGTCCGTTCAACGCGTTTCAGTTGATCCAGGGTTTGGAGACCCTGCCGCTTCGCCAGCGCCAGCATTCGGAAAACGCGCTCGCTGTCGCCCGTTTCCTCAAGAGCCATCCCCTGGTGAGCTGGGTGACCTATCCCGGTCTTGCGGATCACCCAAGTCATGCCACGGCCGCGAAGTACCTCAAGTCAGGCTTCGGGGGAATGGTTGGTTTTGGCATCAAGGGAGGACTTGAATCGGGACGGAAGTTCATAGAGTCGCTCAAGCTGCTCTCCCATCTCGCCAATATCGGTGATGCAAAGAGCCTCGTCATCCATCCGGCAACCACCACGCACCAGCAGCTCAGTGCCGACGAGCAGCGGGCGACCGGCGTCCTTCCGGATTACATCCGGCTGTCGGTGGGCCTCGAGGATATCGCGGATATCACCGAGGACATCGATCAGGCGCTGCGCAAGGCCGCGTCCTGACAAGCGCGCTCCCCCGGATGCCCCGTCGCCTGCGAGGCACGCGGGCAAAAGGGGGCCTCGGTACATTTGATGTAGCCACAGCCGTCCGGGATCGTTTTCCTGTCGGCCGTTCTTTCATTTTCTGGGCCTATAGCTCAACGGTTAGAGCAGGGGACTCATCAAACAGGTGCCAGCAGCGGGAAAGCCGCGGCTGGGATACGGGGAAATTCGGAGAAACCTTCGCGGGAACGCATGGCAACGCCGAGCCGAGCCGACGGTGCACCGTCGGAAGGTGTAGAGACTAGCGGAGGAGTTCAGACTCCTTAATCACCGCGCCCACTCCCGTCACCCTACCGTCACACGACGCGGGTGAAGACATAGTCCGAGGAGCGTCGAAAGGCGCGCAAACTTGAATCCCTTGGTTCTGGGTTCGAATCCCGGTGGGCCCACCACCCTTCCCGTGCGTGTCACGGTTTGAGGGAAAGAGCGGAGCACCTCGCGCGAGGCCTTGCGTCCGTCAGCGAGTCAGTCGCCGCGCGACGGATTCAACCGCGCGAATCAGCTTGGCAACATACCCGTCCGAAAACGCCTCGTTCATGTAAAGCAGGATGCTGTCGCCGAGAATCGCCTCGGCAACCGGACACCTGACCTGCCTGTAATCCATGCGTGTCAGCCCGAAATCCCGCACCGGCCAGGCGCCGCCAAAGAAATTGTGATTCTGGAAAACGCGGTAGCCGTACAACGGTTTTGGCAGGTACCCGGCCGAAAGATTGACTCCTTCCGCACGCAGCGCTTCCGCAAATCCGGCCTGACCGCCACGAAAGCGTTCCAATTCGAGGCGAAACAGATAAAACCAGAAACTGTGCTTGTCACCGGGCCTCGTCACCGGCGGCTGGATTCCGGGGATGGCACCGAGCGCCTCGTTCAGGCGCGTTGCGATTTGGATGCGCCGTGTGACAATGCCTCCAAGCTTGGGCAATTGTGCCGCTGCAATAGCCGCCTGCGGCTCGGTGATTCGGTAGTTGGGCGCAAGGTCGGCGGGATCCCGCAGCAGGGCGATGTCTCTCTCGCCGGCGACACGATCGTATGACTTGTCCCCCCATTTTCCAAGACTCACGCCATACTGCTCGGACTGCGTTCCCACCATGCCGCCGTCGCCGCAACTGATGTGTTTGTAGTCGTTGAAGGAGTAGCAGCCGAAATCGCCGAACGAACCGACCGGACGTCCTTCATGCTCGGCACCCCACGCCTGGGCGCAGTCCTCGATGACCGCCAGCCGGTGTTCCCGGGCAAGCGGCAGGATTGCACGCATGTCGCAGGGATTTCCCGCCAGATGCACCACCATGATCGCCCGCGTCCTTGAGGTGATGGCATTCCGAACGGCCGCGGGATCCAGATTGTACGTTCCCGGATCGAGGTCCGCAAAAACCGGCACGGCCTGCTGGTAGAGCACCCCGATGACGGATCCCATGTCCGTGATTGGCGGGACAATCACCTCGTCGCCGGGCCGGAGGCGCAGGGCCGCAAGTGCGATGTGCAGCGATGCGGTCCCTGAGGAACAGGGAGCGAGAAACCTGAACGGATAAAGTTTGTGAAATTCCTCCAGCAGCGCGGCGGTCTGGGGCCCCTTCCAATAAAACAGGGAGGTCTGCCCCAGCATCGTGGTCAGCCTGGCGAGCTCGGGTTCGCCCCAGCGGGTGGGACGCGGAAACGGCTCATCGACGATCGGCATGGGTGTCAGGAGAAAAAGCGCGCCGCGTTGCCGCTGCCGATCCGGCGGCGCTCCTGCGCGGTGAAGCCCGGTTCGGAGAGTTTGCCCGCCTGGGCGGCGGCCGACACAAGCGGGGTCAGGCTGCCGAACATCAGGCGCGAGGCGGCGATCTTGCCGCGCAGCATGGCGGCAAGGGCTACGTTTTCCTGATACGCGATGTCGGCATGGAAATTCTCGCGAAGCGCCGCCAGTTCAAGGGCCTCGGTCACCGACAGCCCTGTGATGAGCGGAGACAGTCCGGGGTTGGACCCAAGAAACGCCGCGATCTCGGCGACGGGCACGCCCTTGATCTTCAGGGCGAAATACCGGTGGCGCTCATCCTCAAGCCTCGCGGTGATCACGAGACGCAGACCGCGCGCAGTGAGAGCATCCACGATCGGGCGCATCGCGGCGGAGGTCAGACGGTAGTTGTGGTAGTTCGAATACAGGCGCACCGCGCGCACGCCGGGTGCTGCTGCGCACGCCTCGAGCTGTTCCTTCCAGTTGGCGAGAACCGGATTGATCACGGGCAGCGGCGCCAGGGCGCGCTTTCCTCGCAACGCTGCGAAAAGCGCCTCATTGGCCGGCATGGGCTCGGGCTGGAACACCGCGGCAAGCGGGGAAACCGCCGCCTGTCCAACGCCCGCCCGCGCAAGGTGTCGCACAAGCTGCCCCGCACTCATTTCCGGAACGAGCGAAAAGGGCCAGGTTCCGAGGAAGCAATTGACGTCGAAAAGCATGGGGAGAATCAGGCGAGATTGAGCAGCCGAGCTGCGTTGCTGAAGAGGATGCGTTCCTTGTCCGCCGCGGAAAGCCGCGCACCCGTCACGCGTTGAATGGAAACACCGATCGCGCGACCTGGCAGGTCCGAGCCATGGATGATGCGATGGGAGCCGAGATGCTCCACCGCGTACTCGAGCAGCCCCTCATCCGCCAGTCCGCCGGAGGTGTCGATCGTCACGTTGTCGAGGTCCTTCACCTCGAGTATCCCGCGAACACCGCAGCCCGTGAGATGCGCCATGATGATCGGCACGTCCGGATGCCGCCGCGCCAGCGTGGCGGTGTCCGCGGGATCCGTGTGGAAACTGCGCTGACGGATGTTCGTCTGGCTCCAGCTGTGCTGCAGCACGACGAGATTCCAGCGGCGCGCCGCCTCCATCACGGGCGCCATGCAGGCGTCGCGCGCATTATTGCAGATCTCGAGCTTGATGCCGATGAAGCCGTGCCCTTCGACGCAGCGCTCCACCTCGGTCATGACGGCCTTTTCACCCAGCCGCGGATTCAGGAAGCAGAAAAACCGGAAGTAGCCGGGATACATCGCCTGCACCTTCGCCGAGTCGTCGTTGACCTCGGCAACCTGCCCGGCGGTGAAATTGCGCCCATACAGAAGCACATCCCCGAGGCCGATCATCTTTTCGACGCCGAGCGCGCGTCCGTGGCGCACGAGCCAGTCGACCTCAGGCCTGGTCAGGCCGTGCTTGAACATGACCGGATGCGTGTGGGCGTCTATAATGCGCATGGATTCAATTCGAGAGCGGATGGGATGCTTGGAAAAACTGCGGATGCACCGTCTGCGCGTTGATGGCTATTTTCTCAGCAATCCGTGGAATGCGAGGTCGACGACCTGGGTGACGCGCATCTCGCGCACCTTTGGGCTGTCCATGTCGAGCCCCACGCTGATTTTCAGCGAATGGTAGTTCGAATAGTAGATGAAGCACAGGCCGATGAAGTTCACCAGCAGGTGCCTGATGTCGGCGGGAGCGCGAAAGATTCCCTGCCGGACACCGTCCTCGATGATGAGACGAAACCGCTCGGTGAAAGGGTTCTTCGAAAGCTTCGAGGCGCTGCGCGCCATGTGCCGGCCGCGCTCAAGGTTCTCCCACAGGAGCAGCCGGTAGAATTCCGGGTTGGCGTCGAGGAACTTGAAGTAGGCGACGAGCAGGTCCCTCAACTGCTGGTCTGCGCGCCCCTTCGCCACCACCGCCTGAAATTCGACCGACTCCAGGCGACCGAGCACATCCACCAGCGCCGCGAGGTAGATGTCATTCTTGGACCCATAGTAGTGGTACACCATCCGCTTGTTGGATTTCGCCTTCGCCACGATTTCGTCGACGGAGACGCCATGATACCCCTTCTCCGAGAACAACCGGATCGCAGCCTGCAGCAGACGCCGCTTCGTGCGGTCCGGGTTGCGGCGGCGAATGACTTTCTCGGCATCGCTGTTCATGAAGGCCCACAAGAACCATGCAAACCGCGACCGGAAGGCAACAGGGAATCGACTCCGGACGGAACCTCGCTGGCGCGGCGCATGCCCCGGCTCCCTCCCGTCCTATTCAACGCTACGGATTCCCGCGGCTGGCGGAGAATCATCGGGTCATGACTCGTGCAAGCGCGGTCTCAAGGAGTTCCCCGTGCGTCTCGGTGGTGATCAGGCGGCCGTCCCGATCGAGAAGAAAGGTCGCGGGAATACTGCGGATGTTGAACCTCTTGCCGAAAGGATGGGAGCCTCCCTTTTCGTTGAACCACTGGGGCCAGGTCAGCTTTTCATCGGCGATGAATTTTTCCAGCTTCGACTTGTCGGCTATCTTGTCGAAGGTGATCCCAACAACCTCAAAGCCGCTGGCACCCCATTTTGCCAGCGCCTCCTTGATGTTGGGAAGCTCCTTGACGCATGGCACGCACCAGGTGGCCCAGCAGTCGATCAGGACCACCTTGCCGCGCAGATCCCTGAGATCGAACTTTCGTCCGTCGAGCGCGGTAAAGCTGAGCTCCATCGGATTTCTCCTGAGATCAAGGATCGCCAGTTGCCCGCTGCCCAGCGCGGCAAGGTCCGGAATCTCGCTTGCGGCCAGTGTATTGAGGTAGGGTTCCAGACGGGCGGGTTCTTGCTTTTCCAAGGCGTGGACCATCGCCTGTTCGAGAAATGTCCGATACGGTGAGGCCGGCGCACGTCCGGCCACGGTCGCGATTCGCGCAGCCAGCACCTTCAGATCAGGCTGGCCGCGGGCATCGACGTCGATGGCCATGCGGTTTCGTCCGGCAACCCAGTTCAACCCCGCCCAAACGTTGTCCGGCCAGGAATGATTCGCGAGAGCATCCGCCAGTGTTTCATCCAGGTGCTTCAGCCAGCCGCTGCGGAGTTCGGCAGCACGGTCCCCCTGCATCCAGTCACCGCAGTTGAGAAGGTTGTAAAGGATGCCTCCGACGCGCCTCTCATCCGGGTACTTCTCGAAGAATTCCAGGGCCTTGCCACTGATCTGGTCGAAATTCACGGGCGCACCAGCTTCGCCTCGCGCACCCATGCCCTCAATGTGCTGCTGCCAGATGGCCGTCGCCGCGGGATCAATGGCCGGCACTGCGATAGAGGCCCCCTGCGCCGACAAGACGCAAGCCGCCGCCTGCAGGAGAAACATGAGCGCCGCGAGTTTCATGGTGACGCGATTGACGGGCATATTGTCGGCCCCGGGCGTTTCGGTCAGAATGACTTCTTGAGCGTGAACGTCACGTAGCGCTGGCGCGGGTCCTCATACCGGCTGTAGTACGAATAGATGTCGGTGCGGAATGCGGGCTCCTTGTTGAGCACATTGCGAACTGACAGCGTGACCTTCGTATTTTCCAGCCAGCGCCGCCAGGTGTGGTCGGAGGCGTTGGTCGCGGGAAACTGGTAGGCGACAAGCGCGTCCCAAAGAATCGCGGAGGGAATGCGGGCACCGTCCAGGCCGTTTCCGGTGGGAAAGGCAGGTGAGGGTCTTGTACTGGCTGCGACATAGGAACCAATGTAGCTCGCCGTGACCCCTGCGGTCCAGGGTCCGCGATCCCAGAACAGGGTGGAGATGGATTTCCACTTGAGAGGATTGCCTGAGCTGCCGGCTCGTTCGACGATCGGATTCACCGGCAGGACCTGATCGCGGAAGGACTCGGTCCAAGTGGTGTTCGTTGTCGCCGTAAACGTGCCGACGCGATCGAAACTGCGGCGATAGGATGCCTTCACGTCAATGCCATTGGTCTTGGTGAAGCCCACGTTGACCGGACGATAGTCAACCATCGTCACCTGCCCCAACCATCCCTTCGCGATGTCGTCCGGAGTTGGAGCCGCGCGTTCAATGCGGCCCGGATAGGAATCCGGACTTGCGAGAATGTTGCTTGGGCCTCCGGGTGAAACGATCGCGTTGATCTTTTCGATCTCCCAGAAATCCACCGTGAGCTGCAGTCCGGGAACGGCCCGCGGGGTCAGAATCACGCCGTAGTTCCATGCCGTGGAGGTCTCAGGCTTGAGGTCGGGGTTTCCTCCCGCACGTTCCGAGTGGGGATAGTTGTAGAGGAGATTGCCGCGAGCGGGATCGGTGAAGGGCGTGATGGCATCGGTGACCACACGGGGGTTTTCATAGCTGGACTGGTCGGGTGGAAAAAATCCCTCCGCATAGGAAACCCTGAGGGCGACATCCTTGGTGGGCGCGACAACCAGGGCGGCGATTGGGCTGGTTTCATCCGTAGAGTCATCCGTGCCCTCCCAGCGGACGCCGAGGTTGAGATCTATCGAGTCGACCGGCAGCGGACGCCATTTGGGGCCAACCAGCGGAACCACGCTTTCGAGGAACACTGATTCCGTGCGGCGGGACTGGACGACGACCGAGTTGCTGTTTCCCGCCACCGGCAGATTGGCCAGAGCGGTAGGACTCACATTGATTGTCTGATGCGTGCGGTACTTGCCCCAGATCATTTCGGCACCTGGCGAGATCTTGATCGGTCCCGCCGGCAGGTCGAACACCTCTCCCACGACACGGGCGTTAACCTGCGACAGGTAGTTGTAGTACGTGTAGGCCCGGCTGTAGTGGAGGAAATCCTTGATCTGCTCGTAGCGTGGAAATGTCACATGATCGGCGAGCGGATTGTAGATCGCGCGGCGCTGCGCGAGCGTGAGGCCAATCGTCGAGGTGCTCGTGAGAAACGTGTTGAGATTCTGGGTTGGATTCGTGCCGGTCGAGTGACTGCGCCCATACTCTCCGGTGCCGTCCAGCGACCACTCCCAGCGATCAGACAGCTTGCCCTTGACTCCAAGGACCGTCCGCGCGCCCTGTCGCTCCTGAAAGAGGCTGGGATCGGGCAGGTCAACCGGATCGTAGAAAACTCTCACAGGTACGCCCACGAAGCCGGGAGTCACCCCCGTCCGAAAGGGATTGATGGGATCGGTGGCGGACAGGGAGATGCTTGCCAGTGATTGCGGTCCGCTGTAGTCGGATCGGAAATACGAGACATCGGCCTCTGCGTAGACGGAAAGCCTGTCCTTGAAAAGCTCATGCTCGAACTGCGACATGAACGCGTAGCGATCCTCCGGGCGATAGATGACGGAGCGACCAAAACGATTTCCCAAACTGGCCGTTCCCGCGCTTCCGGTGAAGGAGGACGGTGTCAGCGACGCACCGTCCTGACCCGCCGGTATTGCCGCAAACCGGGCGTTTGAAGCCCCTGGTATCGGCAGGATGCCGGTTGTGGACGTAAGCAGGATCGTTCCGGGCATGCCATTGAATCCCTGAATGATGTAGTTCTCAAAAACGGACTGCCCGCCGACGGTCGCCGTGGTGTTGGCCGGATATCGGGCGAGCGCGTTTTTCAGGAAGTTCCTGTCCTCATTCAAGAGCGGGTCGCTGTGCTGGTAGGTGAGCGTGAAGGAGAGCTGGGTCCGGCCCTGGTTGAAATTGAGTCCTTGAAAATAGGAAAACTCGTAACGGGACGCACCGCCATCCGTGCTCGTCCCCACCGTGGCGCTCGCCTCGCCGCCCGAGTATTCCCTGCGCAGCACGATGTTGATCGCGCCGCCAATCGCGCCGCCTCCGTAAATCGCCGAGGCGGATGACGGGAGGATCTCGATTCGCTCGATGGAGGAGACTGGGATGCGGTTGAGGTCGGGGCCGGCGGACAGATTGCCGCGCTGAAGGCGACGCCCATTGACGAGGACCGTAGTCTGCAGCGAGGAGAAGCCCCTCAGCTTGACCTCGGAATTCTGGTAGGTGAGACCACCGACAATCTGAGGGTTTCCCGCCGAGCCCTGCAGGGAAACACTGCCGTAGTCGGAGGTCTGTGGCGACACACGGAAAAGCTCCTCGAGCGTTGTGACGCCACGCCGCTCAATCTCCTCCCGCGTCAAGACGTCGTAGGCCAGGGGTGCCCGTTCGTCGGTGCGGAGAATGGTCTGGTTGTTGAGACCGCCGATCTTTGATGCGGAAACCTCAAACTTCTCGAGTTCAATCGACCGGCTGGTTCGATCGGTCTGAGCCATGGCGGCACCCCCGGCGCATATCGCCGAAAGAGCAATGAAAAGACGCCAGTTGATCCTCCAGCCGGCTGGCGGCATTGTTTCGATATTCATAGTATTGACGCGAAGAGAATGCTTGCTGTCCGTCCGCCCAAGGCGCGTCGAGCACGAAACGTTCCGCGCCTCGCGAAAGCTGAAGTCCGAATCTGCGGGTACCGCTGAAAGCGCCACCTCGACACTTGCCGGGAACGGTCACTCCACTCAAATCGCCGCGGCAAGCTGGCCGCAGCCGGCGGCGATGTCGATGCCGCGGCGCTGGCGTATTGTGCTGGGGAGGTGGTAGCTATCCGCAAGGATTCGCTGAAACTCGCGGGCCGCCTCGCGGCCGCCTGGAGCTCCCGCATACCCCGTGGTTGGATTGAGGGGTATCAGATTCACCTGTGCGGGCAGTCCGTGAAGCAGCCTTCCCACCGCATGGGCGTGCTCCGCTCCGTCATTCTTCCCTTCAATCAGCGTCCATTCGTAGAAGATTCTCCGCCCGGTCACGGCGCTGTAGGTGCGGCAGGCTTCCATCAACCGGTCCAGCGGCCAGGCCCGGGCCGCCGGCACGAGGGCCGCGCGCTCCTCCTGGGTCGCCGCATGCAGCGAAACCGCGAGGCTCACCGGCTGGCGTTCCTCCGCAAGCCGCAGGATGCCGGGAACAACACCCACGGTGCTCACCGTGATCCGCTCCGCACCGAGCGCGAGGCCCGAGCTGTCGCGCACGATCTCGAGCGCGCGCAGCGTCGCGTCGTAGTTGTGCAGCGGCTCGCCCATGCCCATCACCACGACGTTGCGGAGCCGTGGTTCGCCTTCGCGCTTGAGCACGCGCGCCACATGAACCACCTGCGCCACGATCTCCCCGGCGGTCAGGTGCCGGGAGAAACCCATCTGGCCGGTCGCACAAAAGACGCATCCCATCGCGCAGCCCGCCTGGGAGCTGATGCAGGCCGTCGC of the Opitutaceae bacterium genome contains:
- a CDS encoding amidohydrolase family protein, with protein sequence MRIIDAHTHPVMFKHGLTRPEVDWLVRHGRALGVEKMIGLGDVLLYGRNFTAGQVAEVNDDSAKVQAMYPGYFRFFCFLNPRLGEKAVMTEVERCVEGHGFIGIKLEICNNARDACMAPVMEAARRWNLVVLQHSWSQTNIRQRSFHTDPADTATLARRHPDVPIIMAHLTGCGVRGILEVKDLDNVTIDTSGGLADEGLLEYAVEHLGSHRIIHGSDLPGRAIGVSIQRVTGARLSAADKERILFSNAARLLNLA
- a CDS encoding TonB-dependent receptor, with amino-acid sequence MNIETMPPAGWRINWRLFIALSAICAGGAAMAQTDRTSRSIELEKFEVSASKIGGLNNQTILRTDERAPLAYDVLTREEIERRGVTTLEELFRVSPQTSDYGSVSLQGSAGNPQIVGGLTYQNSEVKLRGFSSLQTTVLVNGRRLQRGNLSAGPDLNRIPVSSIERIEILPSSASAIYGGGAIGGAINIVLRREYSGGEASATVGTSTDGGASRYEFSYFQGLNFNQGRTQLSFTLTYQHSDPLLNEDRNFLKNALARYPANTTATVGGQSVFENYIIQGFNGMPGTILLTSTTGILPIPGASNARFAAIPAGQDGASLTPSSFTGSAGTASLGNRFGRSVIYRPEDRYAFMSQFEHELFKDRLSVYAEADVSYFRSDYSGPQSLASISLSATDPINPFRTGVTPGFVGVPVRVFYDPVDLPDPSLFQERQGARTVLGVKGKLSDRWEWSLDGTGEYGRSHSTGTNPTQNLNTFLTSTSTIGLTLAQRRAIYNPLADHVTFPRYEQIKDFLHYSRAYTYYNYLSQVNARVVGEVFDLPAGPIKISPGAEMIWGKYRTHQTINVSPTALANLPVAGNSNSVVVQSRRTESVFLESVVPLVGPKWRPLPVDSIDLNLGVRWEGTDDSTDETSPIAALVVAPTKDVALRVSYAEGFFPPDQSSYENPRVVTDAITPFTDPARGNLLYNYPHSERAGGNPDLKPETSTAWNYGVILTPRAVPGLQLTVDFWEIEKINAIVSPGGPSNILASPDSYPGRIERAAPTPDDIAKGWLGQVTMVDYRPVNVGFTKTNGIDVKASYRRSFDRVGTFTATTNTTWTESFRDQVLPVNPIVERAGSSGNPLKWKSISTLFWDRGPWTAGVTASYIGSYVAASTRPSPAFPTGNGLDGARIPSAILWDALVAYQFPATNASDHTWRRWLENTKVTLSVRNVLNKEPAFRTDIYSYYSRYEDPRQRYVTFTLKKSF
- a CDS encoding amidohydrolase family protein, with the protein product MLFDVNCFLGTWPFSLVPEMSAGQLVRHLARAGVGQAAVSPLAAVFQPEPMPANEALFAALRGKRALAPLPVINPVLANWKEQLEACAAAPGVRAVRLYSNYHNYRLTSAAMRPIVDALTARGLRLVITARLEDERHRYFALKIKGVPVAEIAAFLGSNPGLSPLITGLSVTEALELAALRENFHADIAYQENVALAAMLRGKIAASRLMFGSLTPLVSAAAQAGKLSEPGFTAQERRRIGSGNAARFFS
- the rlmN gene encoding 23S rRNA (adenine(2503)-C(2))-methyltransferase RlmN, which codes for MSASPADLYQFTRTELTELIVRWGFSPVHAATLWNALYWEMAESIDAMLELPAKVRRRLETETRLGVLPVAVSTDSSDGYTRKFLLTLADGRRIETVRMRFTGRATACISSQAGCAMGCVFCATGQMGFSRHLTAGEIVAQVVHVARVLKREGEPRLRNVVVMGMGEPLHNYDATLRALEIVRDSSGLALGAERITVSTVGVVPGILRLAEERQPVSLAVSLHAATQEERAALVPAARAWPLDRLMEACRTYSAVTGRRIFYEWTLIEGKNDGAEHAHAVGRLLHGLPAQVNLIPLNPTTGYAGAPGGREAAREFQRILADSYHLPSTIRQRRGIDIAAGCGQLAAAI
- a CDS encoding TetR/AcrR family transcriptional regulator, with product MNSDAEKVIRRRNPDRTKRRLLQAAIRLFSEKGYHGVSVDEIVAKAKSNKRMVYHYYGSKNDIYLAALVDVLGRLESVEFQAVVAKGRADQQLRDLLVAYFKFLDANPEFYRLLLWENLERGRHMARSASKLSKNPFTERFRLIIEDGVRQGIFRAPADIRHLLVNFIGLCFIYYSNYHSLKISVGLDMDSPKVREMRVTQVVDLAFHGLLRK
- a CDS encoding O-acetylhomoserine aminocarboxypropyltransferase/cysteine synthase, whose product is MSNKPYRPSTLALHAGQSPDPTTGSRAVPIYQTTSFVFKSAEHAANLFALKEFGNIYTRIMNPTTDVLEQRIAAIEKGVGALAVASGQTATTFALLNITQVGDEIVAANNLYGGTYQLLHYTMKKLGRTVKFVDSGSLQAFRAAITPKTRAIFAETIGNPKLDVPDFESLARIARDAGVPLVVDNTIGVGLVQPLELGADIIVSSATKYIGGHGTSIGGVIIDGGKFPWNNGKFPEFTEPDPSYHGLKFWDVFGNFPGMGNVAFIIKARVQLLRDLGAALSPFNAFQLIQGLETLPLRQRQHSENALAVARFLKSHPLVSWVTYPGLADHPSHATAAKYLKSGFGGMVGFGIKGGLESGRKFIESLKLLSHLANIGDAKSLVIHPATTTHQQLSADEQRATGVLPDYIRLSVGLEDIADITEDIDQALRKAAS
- a CDS encoding DegT/DnrJ/EryC1/StrS family aminotransferase; this translates as MPIVDEPFPRPTRWGEPELARLTTMLGQTSLFYWKGPQTAALLEEFHKLYPFRFLAPCSSGTASLHIALAALRLRPGDEVIVPPITDMGSVIGVLYQQAVPVFADLDPGTYNLDPAAVRNAITSRTRAIMVVHLAGNPCDMRAILPLAREHRLAVIEDCAQAWGAEHEGRPVGSFGDFGCYSFNDYKHISCGDGGMVGTQSEQYGVSLGKWGDKSYDRVAGERDIALLRDPADLAPNYRITEPQAAIAAAQLPKLGGIVTRRIQIATRLNEALGAIPGIQPPVTRPGDKHSFWFYLFRLELERFRGGQAGFAEALRAEGVNLSAGYLPKPLYGYRVFQNHNFFGGAWPVRDFGLTRMDYRQVRCPVAEAILGDSILLYMNEAFSDGYVAKLIRAVESVARRLTR
- a CDS encoding TlpA family protein disulfide reductase, with the protein product MKLAALMFLLQAAACVLSAQGASIAVPAIDPAATAIWQQHIEGMGARGEAGAPVNFDQISGKALEFFEKYPDERRVGGILYNLLNCGDWMQGDRAAELRSGWLKHLDETLADALANHSWPDNVWAGLNWVAGRNRMAIDVDARGQPDLKVLAARIATVAGRAPASPYRTFLEQAMVHALEKQEPARLEPYLNTLAASEIPDLAALGSGQLAILDLRRNPMELSFTALDGRKFDLRDLRGKVVLIDCWATWCVPCVKELPNIKEALAKWGASGFEVVGITFDKIADKSKLEKFIADEKLTWPQWFNEKGGSHPFGKRFNIRSIPATFLLDRDGRLITTETHGELLETALARVMTR